A genomic region of Bradyrhizobium sp. ORS 278 contains the following coding sequences:
- a CDS encoding efflux RND transporter periplasmic adaptor subunit: MNIATEPKLSGKPIDDKPRKRTRPVLWFIVIGLLLAGLVGGLVWFNMFRDKMIAQFFANMKPPPLNVSIATATAETVPNLLTAVGDLAAVHQVNVTADASGRITDIMFTPGTTVKQGTPLVQLYDAPEQGDLANFKAQVTVAQLSLDRAKQLASRQFGPQATVDQAQAAYDQAQAGVAKTEALIAQKLVRAPFDGELGVRKVDLGQYLSAGTQIVSLTDLSQLWVNFTVTEKDSGQLKVGQVVRVTVDAYPGKTFEGKITTIEPQIATDTRNIRVQGTIANPEHILKPGMFATTTVVLPDKPPVLTVPETAVDYTLYGDSVFVINEKKTDDGKTTLVADRTYVQTGDRVNGRAEILKGLKDGDRVVAVGQLKIQSGAAVAISTDPLPPVPAKPPRY; the protein is encoded by the coding sequence ATGAACATTGCGACGGAACCCAAGCTCTCCGGAAAGCCGATCGACGACAAGCCGCGCAAGCGCACCCGCCCGGTGCTGTGGTTCATCGTCATCGGCCTGCTGCTCGCGGGACTGGTCGGCGGCCTCGTCTGGTTCAACATGTTCCGCGACAAGATGATCGCGCAGTTCTTCGCGAACATGAAGCCGCCGCCGCTCAACGTTAGCATCGCGACCGCGACCGCGGAGACCGTGCCGAACCTGCTGACCGCGGTCGGCGATCTCGCCGCCGTGCATCAGGTCAACGTGACCGCGGACGCCTCGGGCCGCATCACCGACATCATGTTCACGCCGGGCACGACGGTGAAGCAGGGCACGCCGCTGGTGCAGCTCTATGACGCGCCGGAGCAGGGCGACCTCGCCAACTTCAAGGCCCAGGTCACCGTGGCGCAGCTGTCGCTCGACCGTGCCAAGCAACTCGCCTCGCGCCAGTTCGGTCCGCAGGCGACCGTCGACCAGGCCCAGGCCGCCTACGACCAGGCTCAGGCCGGCGTCGCCAAGACCGAGGCGCTGATCGCGCAGAAGCTGGTGCGCGCGCCCTTCGACGGCGAGCTCGGCGTCCGCAAGGTCGATCTCGGCCAGTATCTCTCGGCCGGCACGCAGATCGTGTCGCTGACCGATCTCTCGCAGCTGTGGGTCAACTTCACTGTGACGGAGAAGGATTCGGGCCAGCTCAAGGTCGGGCAGGTCGTGCGGGTCACCGTCGATGCCTATCCGGGCAAGACCTTCGAGGGCAAGATCACCACGATCGAGCCGCAGATCGCGACCGACACGCGCAACATTCGCGTGCAGGGCACGATCGCCAATCCCGAGCATATCCTCAAGCCGGGCATGTTCGCCACCACCACCGTGGTGCTGCCGGACAAGCCGCCGGTGCTGACCGTGCCGGAGACGGCGGTCGACTACACGCTGTATGGCGACTCGGTGTTCGTCATCAACGAGAAGAAGACCGATGACGGCAAGACGACGCTGGTGGCGGACCGCACCTATGTCCAGACCGGCGACCGCGTCAACGGCCGCGCCGAGATCCTCAAGGGCCTGAAGGACGGCGACCGCGTCGTCGCCGTCGGACAGCTCAAGATCCAGTCGGGCGCCGCGGTCGCGATCTCGACCGATCCGCTGCCGCCGGTGCCGGCGAAGCCGCCGCGCTACTGA